The Neisseria animaloris genome segment GCAATGCGTGAAGCTAACCGATACTAATTGCTCGTGAGGCTTGACTCTATCATTTGAAGGACTTTTGCACCGTAGTGGGTGTTGAGGCTTCGAAAATAAAGCTTATATCAGTCTTGAAGACGATACCCATCACCGTTGATTGAAGAATAAAGAGAAGGGATGCATTTCCCTGACGGCTTTCCCGATTTGTACAGTTTACGTCTGGCGGCCATAGCGAGTTGGTCCCACGCCTTCCCATCCCGAACAGGACCGTGAAACGACTCAGCGCCGATGATAGTGTGGATACCCATGTGAAAGTAGGTCACTGCCAGACACTCATTGCTAACCCCTGATACTGAGAAGTATCGGGGGTTTTTACTTGGAGGGGAGGGACGTGGGTGTTGTCGCGGGAGGGCGACAGTTTGTTTATTCGTGGATTTAATTTTGAAGTACTTGCCATAATTTTTTTAACTCTATCCAAGCTTGTGCTTTCAATTGTGGCTGACGCAATAAGCGGGCAGGGTGAGGAATGCTGAAATAAGGAAGTTCAAGGCATAACTCAGTAATGATATGGGCTGGCTCGGATTGTTCAAAAAATTGTCCTAAAAACACAACGGCTTTTGCTTGTGAGGCTGAAAGTTCTGCGTGAATTTGAGGAAGTTCAGTTCGAATGTATTCAATAGGTGGGTTGTAATCAAAGGTGGCCTCTTTTATCCAACAGGTTTTATGAGTATCTGTTGGGTTTAAGCCGATTGTAATAAGCATATTGTCCAGTAGAGTTCCTGCGTCTCCGCTGAAAAATTGTCCTGATATATTGTCTTCTAAAGAGGGACAAACACTAATAATCATAACCGTTGCAGGTTGGATTTTATCGATTAATGATCGTGTTGATGGGGTAATCTCATTTTTAGGAGGTAAAGCGGCTATGCTTTTTGATTGAGGAGTAATTTTTTCAGACGGCCTATCTGATACGGGATAACCGTCTGAAGTTATTTGGGAATTGCTTACAGATACTTTAGCGGCGGTGATGGCGGCTAAACGTGCCTGATTTGGTTTCGCAGCAGAAGATGGTGCTTGTATAGCAGGCTTTTGCGGGAAAACTGATGGCTGTTCGGTATTCTCAGTAAGTTGTTGACTGGAAACGGCAGGCAGCACTTTTGCACCTTGTCTCAGCCACATCGGGCCGAGGCCAAGTGCTTCATGCAGGTGCAGATAGCGGCTGCTTAACATAATTTCTCCATTAAAACAGCATCTTCGCGCATATTTTCAGACAAGGTGTAATATAATTTCCGGCGACCATATTCGCTAAAACCGAGTTTTCGGTAAAGCGATTGAGCGGCAATATTGCTTTCCCTCGCTTCTAAAAATAAGCGCTCTACTTTATGTTCTAAGACTGATTGGAACCAGATAGACAACAAATGGGAAGCCAAACCGATTCGTCGGTATTCAGGAGCAGTAGCAATCAGGTGTAATTCTGATTCTCCACAAATGGTTTGCCATACAGCGAAGGCACTCAGTTTTTTATCTTGTTCGATCACCAAAACAGTATTGAAACGATTATTTAAGGCCGTCTGAAACTGATTGGCAGACCATGGTGATGGATTGCATTGCGCATCCAATTCTGCCAAATGGAAGCAGTCTTGGGAAGTAGCCGGGCGTATTAACATGAAGTTGCCTTCCGTTCTGCCTGCTCTTTAGCAGTTAAGGCAATTTTATTGCGAACATACAGCAATTCGGCATGTGCGGCATCAGTGGCAGGGTAATGGCCTGTTAGTGCCAGATTGAGATAATCCACGGCTGTGGGCATTTTTTCCGTGCCTTCGAATGGCGGTTTATCAACCAGAGCAAAGGCATTGCCGATGCCTATCGGGTTTTCGGCATATTCAGGCGGTGTGATTTCAACAGCTTTTCCAACTGAATAATCGCTTAGATGCCGGTGGTTTTTAGTGTCCAACCAAGTGTAGAACACTTCACCCATGCGTGCATCCGTTGCCGCCAGCACGCATGGTAAATCAGGCAATTGGTAGGCTACCGCATCTAAGCAGGGTATGCCGACAAGCGGTGTGGCAAACGGCGCAGCCAAACCTTGGGCTACGCCTATGCCTATGCGAAGGCCGGTAAATGCTCCAGGCCCTTGCGCATAGACGATTATTCCTAAATCTGCCGATCGGATATTACATTCATCAAATAATTCAGTAACTTGAGGGAGAATTAAATCGGACTGCTTATTGCCTGCCTCTGCATGGCGGCTAACGGTTTTGTCTCCTACACGCAATGCCAGCGACAGAAACGATGTGCTGGTATCAATGGCGAGAGCAGGACGGGAAAAGTCGGCTTGCATAAATCAAAGTAAACTTATTTTCAGGCGCACATTATACCCGACAACGGCGAGTGATTACCGGTTTATTGTCTTTGCGAGCGTGTTTGGCTTTGCTTTTTCAGACGGCCTTCCGTAAGCCAAAGGCCGTCTGAAATATGCTACAATTTCACGTTAATTTTTACTGAATTTCAGGAACAAACATGAGCTTAAAATGCGGCATCGTCGGCCTGCCCAACGTCGGCAAATCCACCTTGTTCAACGCCTTAACCCAATCCGGTATCGAAGCGGCCAACTACCCTTTCTGCACGATTGAGCCCAACGTCGGCATCGTCGAAGTGCCCGATTCGCGCATGGCCGAGTTGGCTAAAATCGTTAACCCGCAAAAAATGCAGCCCGCCATTGTCGAGTTTGTCGACATCGCAGGCTTGGTAGCAGGCGCGAGCAAAGGCGAAGGCTTGGGCAACCAGTTTCTCGCCAACATCCGCGAAACCGATGCCATTGTGAACGTCGTGCGCTGCTTCGACGACGACAATATCGTACATGTTTCCGGCAAAGTCGATCCGATTGCCGACATCGAAACTATCGGCACCGAGCTGGCATTGGCTGACCTTGCCAGCGTAGAAAAAGCCATTACCCGCGAAGGCAAACGCGCCAAATCAGGCGATAAAGACGCGCAAAAACTCGTTGCCTTGTGCGAAAAACTGCTGCCCCATCTCAACGAAGGCAAACCCGTGCGCTCGTTCGGCCTCGATGCCGAAGAACTCGCCATGCTGCGCCCCCTGTTTCTGCTCACCGCCAAACCCGCCATGTATGTGGGCAACGTCGCGGAAGACGGTTTTGAAAACAACCCGCACTTAGACCGCCTGAAAGAATTGGCCGCCAAAGAAAACGCGCCCGTAGTTGCCGTGTGCGCCGCATTGGAAAGCGAAATTGCCGAACTCGAAGACGAAGAAAAAGCCGAATTCCTCGCCGAAATGGGCTTGGAAGAACCCGGCCTCAACCGCCTGATCCGCGCCGGCTACGACCTGCTCGGCCTGCAAACCTACTTCACCGCCGGCGTAAAAGAAGTCCGCGCTTGGACTATCCACAAAGGCGACACCGCCCCGCAAGCCGCCGGTGTGATCCACACCGATTTCGAACGCGGCTTCATCCGCGCCCAAGTGATTGCTTACGACGATTTCGTTACCTTAGGCGGAGAAGCCAAAGCCAAAGAAGCCGGCAAAATGCGTGCCGAAGGTAAGGAATATGTGGTGCAAGACGGCGATGTGATTAATTTCTTGTTTAATGTGTAAGAATATTTAATACGTAAAAATAAATTTCAGGCAATCTTTTATCTTATTTTTATTAAGAGATCGCCTGAAATTAAGTCATTAATTTGAAATTATAAGTTCAATATAAATCAATATAAAAAATGAATGAGTTAATTAATTCTATAATTGAGAAGTTAACTGAGATTGAAAAATATATATCTGAGACTGATGTTGAACAATGGATCGATGATAATTATTCACAAAGCCTTCCTATAATTACAGTCGGAATGTTGTCCAACATACCAAGAGTTTTAAAGCGAAAAATAAACTGTGCGGACACACGAGTATTAGATGAGCAATGTAATGGGGCTTTAGAAAATATTTTAACTAGTCTGAACCATTGTATTGAAGATATATTACCAAATATGTTCACTTCTAGTTACCATGATGGTTATACGCATGCTATTTATATATACTTAGCTACACTTTCTTCAATAGATTTTGAATTATCTAACTTATTTGGTTGGTGCTCATTAGATGAGAACCAAAGTCTCGTCCCTCGTTCTATTAAAACTCGATTAAAGTCAATTAATGCTCAAATTGAAAAAATTACTCCTGATTATGAAGATCTTAAGAATAAGATTGATGTAATACGTGATGCAAGAGACTCCGCTGAAAAATTACCAATCGTTTTAGATGAGTTAAAAGAAGCTCAAAATATTATAAAAACTTTTTCACAAGAGGCGGAAAAAGCTTCCACTGATACCAAAAATCTTTTCTTGCAAAGTGAAACATATATTTCTGAAATTGAAAAACTTAAAATTGATGCTCAAGACTTAATTCAAAGAGCTGATTTGGCTTTAAAAGGCTCTACATCAGTTGCGTTAGCTAAATCATTTACAGAACAAGAGATAAATTTAAAGAATTCAATTAGATGGTGGACCGCATTTCTAGCTCTTGCATTATTACTTATTCTCATAATAGCAGTATGGAGAGCAAGTGATCTTTCCCTGTTATTAAAAGACAATAAATATGAAATTAAATGGTCATTATTATGGATACAAGCTAGTGTTACTTTTCTCTTAATTAGTGGGCCAGTTTGGTTTGCGTGGATTGCCACTAAACAAATCAAACAACGTTTTAAACTGCAACAAGATTACAGTTTTAAAGCTGCTGCTGCAACAGCATATGAAGGGTATAGTAGAGAAGCATCACAGTTTGATAATGAAACCGCACAAAGATTATTTAACGCCGCTCTTACTAGGTTAGAAGAGTCTCCAATTAGATTGGTGGATGATGATCCTCACAATACTCCTTGGGAAGAAATTCTACAAAAATTTTTAAAAGAAAAGACGAAAGTTACCAAGCAAAATGTAGAGAAAAGTTATAAAAATAACCGAAGTAGATCCTTAAATAATATAGAAACTTCAGAAATCAACAATGAAATTACTCATGAAAGAGAAGAATAAATTCTCTTTGTCATATCCATGCTGAATCCTAATTCTATTAACAGTGGAACTATAATGAAATCAATTATCCAAGACCTCCGATCGCGCGGCTTAATCGTGCAAACCACTGATGCTGAAGCCTTAGACGCTTTATTAAACGAACAAAAAATCGCTTTATATTGCGGTTTCGACCCCACCGCCGACAGCCTGCATATCGGCCATTTGCTGCCGGTGCTGGCTTTACGCCGTTTCCAACAGGCCGGGCATACGCCGGTGGCTTTGGTGGGCGGTGCGACAGGCATGATCGGCGATCCGAGCTTTAAGGCGGTTGAGCGCAGCTTGAATACGGCGGAAACCGTGGCGGGCTGGGTGGAGAAAATCCGCAACCAGCTCAAACCGTTTTTGAGTTTTGAGGGCGAAAATGCCGCGATTATGGCGAACAACTACGATTGGTTCGGCGGCATGAACTGCTTGGATTTCCTACGCGACATCGGCAAGCATTTTTCTGTGAATGCGATGTTGAACAAAGAATCGGTGAAGCAGCGTATCGAGCGCGACGACGTGGGCATTTCGTTTACCGAATTTGCTTACGCGCTGCTGCAAGGTTATGACTTTGCCGAATTGAACAAACGTTACGGCACGGTGTTGCAAATCGGCGGTTCCGACCAATGGGGCAACATCACCGGCGGTATCGACTTGTGCCGTCGTTTAAACAAAGCCACCGTTTACGGCCTGACTTTGCCGCTGGTAACCAAATCGGACGGCACGAAATTCGGCAAAACCGAAGGCGGTGCGGTATGGTTGGATGCGCAAAAAACTTCGCCTTACCAGTTTTACCAATTTTGGTTGAAAGTAGCCGATGCGGATGTGTATAAATTCCTGAAATACTTCACGTTTTTATCGGTTGAAGAAATTGATGCCATCGAAACGAAAGACAAAGCCAGCGGCGTAAAACCGGAAGCACAGCGTATTTTAGCGGAAGAAATGACCCGCTTGATTCACGGTGAAGCGGCTTTGGAAGCGGCGCAACGCATTTCTGCCAGTCTGTTTTCCGGCGACGAAAGCAGCCTGACCGAAAGCGACTACGCACAGCTCGCTTTAGACGGCTTGCCCGCGTTTGAAGTATCAGGCCGTCTGAACGTGGTGGAAGCCTTGATTACTGCGGGTTTGGCTAAGTCAAACAAAGAAGCGCGCGAGTTTGTGAAGAACAAAGCGGTTTTGCTCAACGGTGAAACAGCCGTGTTCAACAACCCCGAACACGCCGCCGAAAAACCCGATGATGCTTACCTGATTACCGACGAATACAAACGCTTCGGCAAATACACGATTATCCGCCGCGGCAAACGCAATCATGCGTTGCTGGTTTGGAAATAGGTAGTTGAAATATTTGAGGCCGTCTGAAAAGTTTTCAGACGGCCTTTTGGTATGGAGTGGCAGGGTTATTCTTCGCCCAGCAATTGTTCGCGTGTCAGCAGGAATACGAAGCCGTCGCCGCCGCTGGTCTCCAGCCAAGTGAAAGGGAGTTCGGGGTAGGCGGCTTCGAGCACGTCGCGGTTATGGCCGATTTCCACCAGCAGCACGCCTTTGGGGTTGAGGAACTTCGCTGCCTGCAAGATGATTTCGCGGGTGGCATCGAGGCCGTCCGAACCGCTGCCGAGGGCGAGCTCCGGCTCGTGCAAATATTCGGGCGGCAGTTCGTCAACCGATTCGGCATCCACATAGGGCGGGTTGGAAACGATTAAATCGTATGTGCCTTCCAAGCCTTCGAACAAATCGGTGTGTATCAGGTTGATGCGGTCTTGCAGGCCGTAGTTTTCAACGTTGATGGCGGCTACTTCTAATGCGTCCAAACTTAAATCGACGGCATCGATTTCGGCGGCAGGGTAGTGGTGTGCCATCTGAACCGCCAAACAGCCGCTACCGGTGCATAAATCCAAAGCGCGGTGAACCAGTTCTTCGTGTTCTATCCACGGTTGCAGCGGTTCTCCCAGCAGCTCGTAAATAAACGAACGCGGCACAATCACGCGCTCGTCGACATAAAAGTCGAAATCGCCCTGCCAAGCCTGATTGGTGAGGTAGGCAACCGGTACGCGGTCGGTAACGCGCCGTTCGATTAATTCCAACACTTCTACGATTTCGCTTTGCAGTAATTTGGCATCGAGATACGGGTCGAGAATGTCGAGCGGCAGATTGAGGGTATGCAGAATCAGGTAGGCGGCTTCGTCGTGGGCATTGTCGCTGCCGTGGCCGAAATGCAGCCCGGCATCGTTAAAGCGGCTGACGGCAAAGCGCAAAAGGTCGCGCACGGTGGAAAGTTGTTTGGCGGCTTCGGCGAACATGGGGTTTCCGTTCGTAAGGTAAAAACGTGATTATAGCGGAGGAACGGTTGCAAGAGTATTTCAGACGGCCTCCTGAATCATGAAGCGGCCTTCTGCTATAATCCGCTGTTCTTATCTGTTTCTTATCAACAGGCCGTCTGAAAACAGCTTTTCAGACGGCCTCGAAAGTAATCTGATGAAATACAACGATCTGCGTGATTTTATCCAAAAGCTTGAGCAGGAAAACAAACTCAAGCGCATCGGTTTGCCGGTTTCTCCCCATTTGGAAATGACCGAAATTGCCGACCGCGTGTTGCGTGCCGGCGGGCCGGCGCTGTTGTTTGAAAATCCGGTGCGGCAAGACGCTTCGCGTTATGATTTTCCCGTGCTGGCCAATCTGTTCGGCACACCCGAACGGGTGGCGATGGGCATGGGTGCGGCGGATGTGTCGCAATTGCGCGAAATCGGCAAAACGCTGGCTTATCTGAAAGAACCGGAGCCGCCCAAAGGCATTAAAGACGCGTTTTCCAAACTGCCACTGCTGAAAGATATTTGGAGCATGGCACCGAATGTGGTGAAAAAAGCTCCGTGCCAAGAAATCGTGATTGAAGGCGACGATGTCGATTTAAGCAAGCTGCCGATTCAGCATTGTTGGCCGGAAGACGTTGCACCGTTGGTAACATGGGGGCTTACCGTTACCCGCGGCCCGCATAAAAAACGCCAGAATTTAGGCATTTACCGCCAACAGCTTATCGGCAAAAACAAGCTGATTATGCGCTGGCTGGCACACCGCGGCGGCGCGTTGGATTTTCAGGCGCACAAAAAAGCCCACCCCGGCGTGCCGTATCCGGTGGCGGTGGTACTGGGGTGTGATCCGGCCACCATTTTAGGCGCGGTAACGCCGGTGCCGGATACCTTGAGCGAATATCAGTTTGCCGGTTTGCTGCGCGGTTCGCGTACCGAATTGGTGAAATGTATCGGCAATGATTTGCAAGTGCCTGCGCGTGCCGAAATTGTGCTCGAAGGCGTTATCCACCCCGATGAAACCGCGCTGGAAGGGCCTTACGGCGACCACACCGGCTATTACAACGAGCAGGATTGGTTCCCCGTGTTTACGGTGGAACGCATCACCATGCGCGAAAATCCGATTTACCACAGCACTTATACCGGCAAACCGCCCGACGAACCTGCCGTGTTGGGCGTGGCATTGAACGAAGTGTTCGTGCCGCTGTTGCAAAAGCAGTTTCCCGAAATCGTCGATTTCTATCTGCCGCCCGAAGGCTGTTCGTACCGCATGGCCGTGGTCAGCATCAAAAAGCAATATGCGGGGCATGCCAAGCGGGTGATGATGGGCTGCTGGAGCTTTCTGCGCCAGTTTATGTACACCAAATTCATTGTGGTGGTGGACGACGATGTGGACTGCCGCGACTGGAAAGAAGTGATTTGGGCGATCACCACCCGCATGGATCCCGTGCGCGATACGGTGTTGGTGGAAAACACGCCGATCGATTATCTCGACTTTGCCAGCCCCGTTTCAGGCTTGGGCGGCAAAATGGGCTTGGATGCCACCAACAAATGGCCGGGCGAAACCGACCGCGAATGGGGGCGCGTGATTGAGCGTGACAAAGCCACCGTGGCGAAAGTGGATGCGATGTGGAGCGAGCTGGGGTTGTAAGCGCAGAGGCCGTCTGAAAAGATGTTTTCAGACGGCCTTGTTTCAGCGGTAAAATGTGGTACAATAGCTGCCTTTCATAACCCGGGTCTGTAGCTCAGGGGTTAGAGCAGGGGACTCATAATCCCTTGGTCGTGGGTTCGAACCCCACCGGACCCACCAAAATACCCAACCGCATGAAGCAGTCGTTTCATGCGGTTTTGTTTTTTATCCGCAAGGTGATGAGTTCAAAAATGATGTACACCGGACGTTTCGCGCCCAGTCCCACCGGTTTGCTGCATATCGGTTCGCTGCTTACCGCCGTGGCTTCTTACGCCGATGCCAAAGCGCACGGCGGCAGATGGCTGGTGCGGATGGAAGACCTCGACCCGCCGCGTGAAATGGTGGGGGCGGCGGACGATATTTTGCGTACGCTCGAAGCATTCGGTTTTGAGTGGGACGGCGAAGTGGTATATCAAAGCCGCCGTTATGCTCTTTATGAAGACGCTTTAGGCCGTCTGAAAGACAAAGGGCTGGTGTATCCCTGCTATTGCAGCCGTAAAGACTGGCAGGCGGCGGCGCAGTTGGGGGCGGACGGTTTCGTGTATAACGGCAAGTGCGGCAAGCCCGATTACAGGCCGTCTGAAAACGATTCGGCCAAAACGCCGGCATGGAGGCTGCGCGTGCCCGACGAAGTGGTGGGCTTCGACGACGAAATCGTCGGGCATTATGAGCAGAATCTCGCCCGCGACATCGGCGATTTTGTGCTGCTTCGGGCGGACGGTTTTTGGGCGTATCAGCTTGCGGTGGTAGCGGATGATGCCGATCAGGGCATCACGCATATCGTGCGCGGGCAGGATTTGCTGGTGTCCGCGCCGCGCCAGATTTGGCTTCAACGTTGCTTGGACTATGCCGCGCCGCACTATGCACACCTGCCGTTGCTGGTTAATGCGCAAGGGCAGAAATGGTCGAAACAGACGCTGGCTCCGGCATTGGACTTAAACGCGCGGGAACGGCTGCTGCGACAGGTAACGGCATACCTGAATCTGCCCGATGCGCCGGAAGTGGACAAACCGCAAGAGCTGCTGGCATGGGTTGCGGCGCATTGGGATATGCGGAACGTGCCGCGTGAAGCGATTTGCACGGAAGGTACGGATAGGTAGATTTATCAAATCACAAAGGCAAAGGCCGTCTGAAAGCTCACAAGGTTCGCTTTCAGACGGCCTTTTTCTAACTTCGGGGCGCGTTAATCCGAGTTTTCATGGTCTTTCAGGATTTTTTGGTACACCGCTTCGGGCAGGTAGCGGCGAATCATCTCGCGCCATCCTTCGGGGCCGACCATGCCTTTGACCATAGTGGACGACACTTCGGCGAATTCGCGCGGCGGCATCAGGATAACGGTGGTGATGTCGGGCTGCAAATCGCTGTTGATGTAGCGCATCGAGCGTTCGTATTCGTAGTCGGAAGCGGTGCGGATGCCCCGAACCACAAAACGCGCACCGATGCTGTAAGCGTAGTCCACCAAAAAGCGGTTGCCGAAGATGGTTACTTTCACGTTGGGGAATTCCTGCGTAATCGCTTCCAGCATTTCGCGGCGCTCTTCGGCGGTGTAGGTGCTGCGTTTTTCAGGATTGGCACCGATGGCGATAATCAGTTCGTCGAA includes the following:
- the coaD gene encoding pantetheine-phosphate adenylyltransferase, with product MSTPSLRRAVYAGSFDPPTNGHLWMISRAQAMFDELIIAIGANPEKRSTYTAEERREMLEAITQEFPNVKVTIFGNRFLVDYAYSIGARFVVRGIRTASDYEYERSMRYINSDLQPDITTVILMPPREFAEVSSTMVKGMVGPEGWREMIRRYLPEAVYQKILKDHENSD
- the ubiD gene encoding 4-hydroxy-3-polyprenylbenzoate decarboxylase, which codes for MKYNDLRDFIQKLEQENKLKRIGLPVSPHLEMTEIADRVLRAGGPALLFENPVRQDASRYDFPVLANLFGTPERVAMGMGAADVSQLREIGKTLAYLKEPEPPKGIKDAFSKLPLLKDIWSMAPNVVKKAPCQEIVIEGDDVDLSKLPIQHCWPEDVAPLVTWGLTVTRGPHKKRQNLGIYRQQLIGKNKLIMRWLAHRGGALDFQAHKKAHPGVPYPVAVVLGCDPATILGAVTPVPDTLSEYQFAGLLRGSRTELVKCIGNDLQVPARAEIVLEGVIHPDETALEGPYGDHTGYYNEQDWFPVFTVERITMRENPIYHSTYTGKPPDEPAVLGVALNEVFVPLLQKQFPEIVDFYLPPEGCSYRMAVVSIKKQYAGHAKRVMMGCWSFLRQFMYTKFIVVVDDDVDCRDWKEVIWAITTRMDPVRDTVLVENTPIDYLDFASPVSGLGGKMGLDATNKWPGETDREWGRVIERDKATVAKVDAMWSELGL
- the prmB gene encoding 50S ribosomal protein L3 N(5)-glutamine methyltransferase, whose translation is MFAEAAKQLSTVRDLLRFAVSRFNDAGLHFGHGSDNAHDEAAYLILHTLNLPLDILDPYLDAKLLQSEIVEVLELIERRVTDRVPVAYLTNQAWQGDFDFYVDERVIVPRSFIYELLGEPLQPWIEHEELVHRALDLCTGSGCLAVQMAHHYPAAEIDAVDLSLDALEVAAINVENYGLQDRINLIHTDLFEGLEGTYDLIVSNPPYVDAESVDELPPEYLHEPELALGSGSDGLDATREIILQAAKFLNPKGVLLVEIGHNRDVLEAAYPELPFTWLETSGGDGFVFLLTREQLLGEE
- the tyrS gene encoding tyrosine--tRNA ligase is translated as MKSIIQDLRSRGLIVQTTDAEALDALLNEQKIALYCGFDPTADSLHIGHLLPVLALRRFQQAGHTPVALVGGATGMIGDPSFKAVERSLNTAETVAGWVEKIRNQLKPFLSFEGENAAIMANNYDWFGGMNCLDFLRDIGKHFSVNAMLNKESVKQRIERDDVGISFTEFAYALLQGYDFAELNKRYGTVLQIGGSDQWGNITGGIDLCRRLNKATVYGLTLPLVTKSDGTKFGKTEGGAVWLDAQKTSPYQFYQFWLKVADADVYKFLKYFTFLSVEEIDAIETKDKASGVKPEAQRILAEEMTRLIHGEAALEAAQRISASLFSGDESSLTESDYAQLALDGLPAFEVSGRLNVVEALITAGLAKSNKEAREFVKNKAVLLNGETAVFNNPEHAAEKPDDAYLITDEYKRFGKYTIIRRGKRNHALLVWK
- the tsaB gene encoding tRNA (adenosine(37)-N6)-threonylcarbamoyltransferase complex dimerization subunit type 1 TsaB — protein: MQADFSRPALAIDTSTSFLSLALRVGDKTVSRHAEAGNKQSDLILPQVTELFDECNIRSADLGIIVYAQGPGAFTGLRIGIGVAQGLAAPFATPLVGIPCLDAVAYQLPDLPCVLAATDARMGEVFYTWLDTKNHRHLSDYSVGKAVEITPPEYAENPIGIGNAFALVDKPPFEGTEKMPTAVDYLNLALTGHYPATDAAHAELLYVRNKIALTAKEQAERKATSC
- the rimI gene encoding ribosomal protein S18-alanine N-acetyltransferase, which produces MLIRPATSQDCFHLAELDAQCNPSPWSANQFQTALNNRFNTVLVIEQDKKLSAFAVWQTICGESELHLIATAPEYRRIGLASHLLSIWFQSVLEHKVERLFLEARESNIAAQSLYRKLGFSEYGRRKLYYTLSENMREDAVLMEKLC
- the ychF gene encoding redox-regulated ATPase YchF, which gives rise to MSLKCGIVGLPNVGKSTLFNALTQSGIEAANYPFCTIEPNVGIVEVPDSRMAELAKIVNPQKMQPAIVEFVDIAGLVAGASKGEGLGNQFLANIRETDAIVNVVRCFDDDNIVHVSGKVDPIADIETIGTELALADLASVEKAITREGKRAKSGDKDAQKLVALCEKLLPHLNEGKPVRSFGLDAEELAMLRPLFLLTAKPAMYVGNVAEDGFENNPHLDRLKELAAKENAPVVAVCAALESEIAELEDEEKAEFLAEMGLEEPGLNRLIRAGYDLLGLQTYFTAGVKEVRAWTIHKGDTAPQAAGVIHTDFERGFIRAQVIAYDDFVTLGGEAKAKEAGKMRAEGKEYVVQDGDVINFLFNV
- the gluQRS gene encoding tRNA glutamyl-Q(34) synthetase GluQRS, with protein sequence MKQSFHAVLFFIRKVMSSKMMYTGRFAPSPTGLLHIGSLLTAVASYADAKAHGGRWLVRMEDLDPPREMVGAADDILRTLEAFGFEWDGEVVYQSRRYALYEDALGRLKDKGLVYPCYCSRKDWQAAAQLGADGFVYNGKCGKPDYRPSENDSAKTPAWRLRVPDEVVGFDDEIVGHYEQNLARDIGDFVLLRADGFWAYQLAVVADDADQGITHIVRGQDLLVSAPRQIWLQRCLDYAAPHYAHLPLLVNAQGQKWSKQTLAPALDLNARERLLRQVTAYLNLPDAPEVDKPQELLAWVAAHWDMRNVPREAICTEGTDR
- a CDS encoding uracil-DNA glycosylase family protein; this translates as MLSSRYLHLHEALGLGPMWLRQGAKVLPAVSSQQLTENTEQPSVFPQKPAIQAPSSAAKPNQARLAAITAAKVSVSNSQITSDGYPVSDRPSEKITPQSKSIAALPPKNEITPSTRSLIDKIQPATVMIISVCPSLEDNISGQFFSGDAGTLLDNMLITIGLNPTDTHKTCWIKEATFDYNPPIEYIRTELPQIHAELSASQAKAVVFLGQFFEQSEPAHIITELCLELPYFSIPHPARLLRQPQLKAQAWIELKKLWQVLQN